Proteins encoded within one genomic window of Triticum aestivum cultivar Chinese Spring chromosome 2D, IWGSC CS RefSeq v2.1, whole genome shotgun sequence:
- the LOC123048955 gene encoding protein RALF-like 33, whose translation MARLGVALLALLAAAAAVACLPSPASAGELASMLLSRAAACDGVIGECGVDEDEEMVTGAGEALRRSLVRKSTARYISYAALRADQIPCDKRGASYYINCGSMQQANPYTRGCSAITHCARNMN comes from the coding sequence ATGGCAAGGCTCGGCGTGGCCTTGCTCGCGCTCCTGGCGGCCGCCGCGGCGGTCGCCTGCCTGCCGTCCCCGGCCTCCGCGGGCGAGCTGGCCTCCATGCTGCTGTCGCGCGCGGCGGCCTGCGACGGGGTCATCGGGGAGTGCGGCGtggacgaggacgaggagatggtgACGGGCGCCGGTGAGGCCCTGCGCCGGTCGCTGGTGCGGAAGTCGACGGCCAGGTACATCAGCTACGCGGCGCTGCGCGCCGACCAGATCCCCTGCGACAAGCGCGGGGCGTCCTACTACATCAACTGCGGGTCCATGCAGCAGGCCAACCCCTACACGCGCGGCTGCTCCGCCATCACGCACTGCGCGCGCAACATGAACTGA
- the LOC123048956 gene encoding cytochrome P450 CYP73A100 produces MAASAPRVAFATAASLAVYWLLKSLLHTPHPALLPAAAALVAVAITVAAGGKLGAGAPPGPAAVPVFGNWLQVGNDLNHRFLARLSARYGPVFRLRLGVRNLVVVSDPRLATEVLHTQGVEFGSRPRNVVFDIFTANGADMVFTEYGDHWRRMRRVMTLLFFTARVVQQYRSMWEAEMDGVVSDLRADSAARGAGVVVRRRLQLMLYNIMYRMMFDARFDSVHDPMFVEATKFNSERSRLAQSFDYNYGDFIPILRPFLRGYLNKCRDLQTRRLAFFNSNYVEKRRKVMDTPGDKNKLRCAIDHILAAEKSGEITPENVIYIVENINVAATETTLWSIEWALAEVVNHPDVQRKVRGEIRDVLGDDEPITESSISKLAYLQAVIKETLRLHSPIPLLVPHMNLEEASLGGYTIPKGSKVVVNAWWLANNPELWEKPEEFRPERFLDEESNVDATVGGKVDFRFLPFGVGRRSCPGIILALPILALIVGKLVRSFEMVPPPGVDKLDVSEKGGQFSLHIANHSTVAFHPIVVSP; encoded by the coding sequence ATGGCCGCCTCCGCGCCGAGGGTGGCCTTCGCGACGGCGGCCTCTTTGGCCGTGTACTGGCTCCTCAAGTCGCTCCTCCACACACCTCACCCCGCTCTGCTGCCGGCGGCGGCcgccctcgtcgccgtcgccatcacCGTGGCAGCGGGAGGTAAGCTTGGCGCCGGCGCTCCTCCCGGGCCCGCGGCCGTGCCGGTGTTCGGCAACTGGCTGCAGGTGGGCAACGACCTCAACCACCGCTTCCTGGCGCGGCTGTCCGCGCGGTACGGCCCCGTGTTCCGGCTGCGGCTGGGCGTGCGCAACCTGGTGGTGGTATCGGACCCGCGGCTGGCCACGGAGGTGCTCCACACGCAGGGCGTGGAGTTCGGCTCCCGCCCGCGGAACGTCGTCTTCGACATCTTCACGGCCAACGGCGCCGACATGGTCTTCACCGAGTACGGCGACCACTGGCGCCGCATGCGCCGCGTCATGACGCTGCTCTTCTTCACGGCGCGGGTCGTGCAGCAGTACCGCTCCATGTGGGAGGCCGAGATGGACGGCGTGGTGTCCGACCTGCGCGCCGACTCCGCGGCCCGCGGCGCCGGCGTCGTGGTGCGCCGCAGGCTGCAGCTCATGCTCTACAACATCATGTACCGCATGATGTTCGACGCCCGCTTCGACTCCGTCCACGACCCCATGTTCGTGGAGGCCACCAAGTTCAACTCGGAGCGCAGCCGCCTCGCGCAGAGCTTCGACTACAACTACGGCGACTTCATCCCCATCCTCAGGCCCTTCCTGCGTGGCTACCTCAACAAGTGCAGGGACCTGCAGACCAGGAGGCTTGCTTTCTTCAACAGCAACTACGTCGAGAAGAGAAGGAAGGTGATGGACACACCGGGAGACAAGAACAAGCTCCGATGCGCGATCGACCACATCCTGGCAGCAGAGAAGAGCGGCGAGATCACGCCGGAGAACGTCATCTACATCGTCGAGAACATCAACGTCGCGGCCACCGAGACGACGCTATGGTCCATCGAGTGGGCGCTCGCCGAGGTGGTGAACCACCCGGACGTGCAGCGCAAGGTCCGCGGCGAGATCAGGGACGTGCTCGGCGACGACGAGCCCATCACCGAGTCCAGCATCAGCAAGCTGGCGTACCTGCAGGCCGTCATCAAGGAGACGCTGCGGCTGCATTCCCCCATCCCGCTCCTCGTCCCTCACATGAACCTCGAGGAGGCCAGCCTCGGCGGCTACACCATTCCCAAGGGCTCCAAGGTCGTCGTCAACGCCTGGTGGCTGGCCAACAACCCGGAGCTATGGGAGAAGCCGGAGGAGTTCAGGCCGGAGAGGTTCTTGGACGAGGAGAGCAACGTGGACGCCACGGTCGGCGGCAAGGTGGACTTCCGGTTCCTCCCGTTCGGCGTGGGCCGGCGCAGCTGCCCCGGCATCATCCTCGCGCTGCCCATCCTGGCGCTCATCGTCGGGAAGCTCGTGAGGAGCTTCGAGATGGTGCCCCCGCCAGGCGTGGACAAGCTCGACGTGAGCGAGAAAGGCGGGCAGTTCAGCCTGCACATTGCCAACCATTCCACCGTCGCCTTCCACCCCATCGTCGTCTCACCATGA